A window of Methanobrevibacter sp. contains these coding sequences:
- the moaA gene encoding GTP 3',8-cyclase MoaA: MLEDYVTDRYERPIVSLRITLTNRCNVNCLYCHHDGMVKSKDEMTADELYTICKIAKKLGVKKIRLSGGEPLLKKDIVEIVQKIASLDFKDISMTTNGILMEKYAQDLKDAGLDRVNVSLDTLNRETFEFITKKDYLEDAKKGILKAVEVGMYPVKINMVIMKDINQNEIDDMFEFCKEHDIVLQLIELIESENCDDDKFSADYHYKLDDIEKELADIADEVHERKFMQGRKKYYIDGGEIEVVKPVDNATFCANCSRLRITPDGKIKPCLLRNDNLVELISYVRNGASEEELEEIFLKGINNREPFNS, translated from the coding sequence ATGCTTGAAGATTATGTTACAGACAGATATGAAAGACCCATTGTTTCACTGAGAATCACATTAACAAACAGGTGCAATGTAAACTGCCTGTACTGTCATCATGACGGAATGGTCAAATCCAAGGATGAAATGACAGCTGATGAACTGTATACCATCTGTAAAATAGCTAAAAAACTTGGCGTTAAGAAAATCAGACTTTCAGGCGGAGAACCGTTGCTTAAAAAGGACATTGTAGAGATAGTTCAAAAAATAGCCAGTCTTGATTTCAAGGACATTTCAATGACCACAAACGGCATTCTTATGGAAAAATATGCACAGGACCTTAAGGATGCAGGCCTTGACAGAGTTAATGTAAGCCTGGACACCCTTAACAGGGAAACTTTTGAATTCATTACCAAAAAGGATTATCTTGAAGATGCCAAAAAAGGAATTCTCAAAGCAGTTGAAGTTGGAATGTATCCTGTTAAAATAAACATGGTCATAATGAAGGACATCAATCAGAATGAAATCGATGATATGTTTGAATTCTGTAAAGAGCATGACATTGTCCTCCAGCTTATTGAACTGATTGAAAGTGAGAACTGTGACGATGACAAATTCAGTGCCGACTATCACTATAAGCTTGATGACATCGAAAAAGAGCTGGCCGATATAGCTGATGAGGTTCATGAACGTAAATTTATGCAGGGACGTAAAAAATATTACATAGACGGTGGAGAAATCGAGGTAGTTAAACCAGTGGATAATGCTACATTCTGTGCAAACTGCTCCAGATTAAGGATAACACCTGACGGTAAAATCAAACCTTGCCTGCTTAGAAATGACAATCTTGTCGAGCTGATTTCATATGTCAGAAATGGTGCAAGCGAGGAAGAACTGGAAGAGATATTCTTAAAAGGAATTAACAACCGTGAACCGTTTAATTCCTAA
- a CDS encoding 4Fe-4S binding protein, whose amino-acid sequence MPKHIASGLKYLAAVKLKDEGKSHQAIADELGVDRSTISHYLNGRNLSWNSIDVARTIIELCPPDFLKMAEAIFEEPEQSRKIVSICRERDFEVIIEDSCIGCGLCVNACTMKAIKLESLQAHADSMQCCGCQLCSEDCPTNSIKILEIEYD is encoded by the coding sequence ATGCCGAAACATATTGCATCTGGTCTTAAATATTTGGCTGCGGTCAAGTTGAAAGATGAGGGTAAAAGTCATCAGGCAATTGCCGATGAGTTAGGCGTTGATAGATCTACCATATCTCACTATCTGAATGGTAGAAACCTGTCTTGGAACTCAATTGACGTTGCAAGAACAATCATCGAGCTGTGCCCTCCAGATTTCCTGAAAATGGCGGAGGCAATATTTGAGGAACCAGAACAGAGTCGTAAAATTGTGAGTATTTGCAGAGAAAGAGATTTCGAAGTAATTATAGAAGATTCTTGTATTGGTTGCGGTTTATGTGTAAATGCATGTACAATGAAAGCTATTAAATTAGAATCATTGCAAGCGCATGCAGACTCCATGCAATGTTGTGGTTGTCAGCTGTGTAGCGAAGATTGCCCAACGAATTCTATAAAAATTTTGGAGATTGAATATGATTAG
- a CDS encoding Coenzyme F420 hydrogenase/dehydrogenase, beta subunit C-terminal domain: MSAKINDMYYAYSAIEDIKEKGEYGGVVTTIMKYLLEEGIVDGVVGVTQGHDIYDGVPTLITDPADVIKTAGSIHCGTLNIAKFVSKYLDGARYMKLAVACKPCDAMTIRELMKKGKIIEENVIMIGVNCGGTMSPVPTMNMIRDVYDLDPKDVIKEEIAKGKLIMETADGEKAFKIDELEEQGMGRRENCQRCNLKIPSNADLALGNWGVIGPLAGKATFVEVFTETGADVLGKVIDAGLIATEEPIAKGIKIRENINNFMLKESQAKKEIDYAGTTGDIIDVFYQYEDEFSKCMKCYGCREACPLCFCEDCCLEAEGPEWVPGGYTPAAPFFHLTRMVHMVDACTNCGQCSEVCPCEIPVAKVWSTVNNKVREIYGYIPGMGSDDPLPFTDHVSKAKWL, encoded by the coding sequence ATGAGCGCAAAAATTAACGATATGTACTACGCATACTCTGCTATCGAGGATATCAAAGAAAAAGGAGAGTACGGTGGAGTAGTAACTACTATCATGAAATACTTATTAGAAGAAGGTATCGTTGACGGTGTTGTTGGAGTAACCCAAGGTCACGATATTTATGATGGTGTACCAACTCTTATAACTGACCCTGCTGACGTTATTAAAACTGCAGGATCCATTCACTGTGGTACTTTAAACATTGCTAAATTTGTATCCAAATACTTAGATGGTGCAAGATACATGAAATTAGCAGTCGCATGTAAACCATGTGATGCAATGACCATCAGAGAATTAATGAAAAAAGGAAAAATCATCGAAGAAAACGTCATTATGATCGGTGTTAACTGTGGTGGAACTATGTCACCTGTTCCAACCATGAACATGATTAGAGATGTATACGATTTAGATCCTAAAGATGTTATCAAAGAAGAAATCGCTAAAGGTAAACTCATCATGGAAACTGCTGACGGCGAAAAAGCTTTCAAAATCGATGAATTAGAAGAACAAGGAATGGGTAGAAGAGAAAACTGTCAAAGATGTAATCTCAAAATACCTTCCAACGCTGACTTAGCTTTAGGTAACTGGGGAGTTATCGGTCCTTTAGCTGGAAAAGCTACTTTTGTTGAAGTATTCACTGAAACTGGTGCTGACGTTTTAGGTAAAGTAATTGACGCAGGTTTAATTGCTACCGAAGAACCAATCGCAAAAGGTATCAAAATCAGAGAAAACATTAACAACTTCATGTTAAAAGAATCCCAAGCTAAAAAAGAAATCGATTACGCAGGAACTACCGGAGACATCATCGATGTATTCTACCAATACGAAGATGAATTCTCTAAATGTATGAAATGTTACGGTTGTCGTGAAGCATGTCCATTATGTTTCTGTGAAGACTGCTGTCTCGAAGCTGAAGGTCCTGAATGGGTACCTGGTGGATACACTCCTGCTGCTCCATTCTTCCACTTAACACGTATGGTGCACATGGTTGACGCATGTACTAACTGTGGTCAATGTTCCGAAGTATGTCCATGTGAAATTCCTGTAGCTAAAGTATGGAGTACTGTAAACAACAAAGTTAGAGAAATCTACGGATACATCCCAGGTATGGGTAGTGATGATCCACTTCCATTCACTGACCACGTATCCAAAGCTAAATGGTTATAA
- a CDS encoding molybdopterin dinucleotide binding domain-containing protein, producing the protein MHYANTYLEKPVVPDVKITGEGTTDVLKCMLNTGSDIYQGACKKRGSTLKEEYKNASGTCYMDPRDMAKLGVNNWDTVLVKTDFGEVVVNCAVSRDAPHEGTVFICKGPWANTIVSHDTYCCSDPTYKGIKCTVEKTDRKVLLMADLMRWVYKKYVDEEDDDVVENMESLGELPVYHGRKWEELIDHDL; encoded by the coding sequence ATGCATTATGCTAATACTTATTTAGAAAAACCTGTAGTACCAGATGTAAAAATTACTGGTGAAGGAACAACTGACGTACTTAAATGTATGTTAAACACCGGATCTGACATCTACCAAGGTGCTTGTAAAAAAAGAGGATCCACTTTAAAAGAAGAATACAAAAACGCTTCAGGTACTTGTTACATGGATCCTAGAGATATGGCAAAATTAGGTGTAAACAACTGGGATACTGTACTTGTAAAAACTGATTTCGGTGAAGTAGTAGTAAACTGTGCAGTATCAAGAGACGCACCTCACGAAGGAACTGTATTCATTTGTAAAGGACCATGGGCTAACACTATCGTAAGTCACGATACTTACTGCTGTTCTGACCCTACCTACAAAGGAATCAAATGTACTGTCGAAAAAACCGACAGAAAAGTATTACTCATGGCTGACTTAATGAGATGGGTATACAAAAAATACGTTGATGAAGAAGATGACGATGTTGTTGAAAACATGGAATCTTTAGGTGAATTACCTGTTTATCACGGACGTAAATGGGAGGAGTTGATTGACCATGACTTATGA
- the fdhF gene encoding formate dehydrogenase subunit alpha: protein MVEIKYVPTICPYCGTGCGLNFVVKDGKIVGVEPLKRHPVNEGKVCPKGNFGYQFINREDRLTTPLIKENGEFREASWDEALDLVANKLKEVSDEDPNKVGFYACARSPNENIYITQKLARVACGTQNVDHCARICHGPTVAGLANTFGSGAMTNGFDSIKEADYIFCIGSNNMEAHPLFGRKLIQAKQNGAKLVVLDPRFTPTAKIADEYVQFETGTDVALMNAMIKVIIDRGLQDEEFIHYRTKGFEEMKETVQKYTLDMASEITGIKPEVIEHLAIDYASADKAAIVYSLGITEHSHGADNVMSTANLAMLTGNIGREGTGVNPLRGQNNVQGACDMGALPSDYVGYRKVKDPETTAWFNDYYSGYGYEVNLPTTPGLTLVEMMNAAHAGDLKVLYIHGEDPVLSDADVQHTKEALANLEMLVVQECFLTDTAQCADVVLPAAGWGEQEGTFTSGERRVQCLHKAQEPPEGAWVDWKIMEEIAVRMGVPRELFHYESAEEIFDEIRECAPIMAGMNRERLDTPEALHWPCPSEDDPCQPLMHKVKFAHPDGLGVFQALEHKGPVETVDEEYPLLLTTTRILFHYHAAMTRRCETLNNEVKTGFIEINTKDAEARGILNGEVVRAFSRRGEIAIPARVTDDIKEGIVNIPMHFVECAANVLTNSDSFDPKSKMVELKACAIQVEKLPDVVEMKGEVYKDGTDTEIKAENMATTTVKVGK, encoded by the coding sequence ATGGTTGAAATTAAATATGTTCCAACAATTTGTCCATACTGTGGTACAGGTTGCGGACTCAATTTCGTTGTAAAAGACGGAAAAATTGTTGGTGTAGAACCTTTAAAAAGACACCCTGTAAATGAGGGTAAAGTATGTCCAAAAGGTAACTTTGGATATCAGTTTATTAATAGGGAAGACAGATTAACTACTCCTTTAATAAAAGAAAATGGTGAATTCAGAGAAGCTTCTTGGGATGAAGCATTAGACTTAGTTGCTAACAAACTCAAAGAAGTATCCGACGAAGATCCAAACAAAGTTGGATTCTATGCATGTGCTCGTTCTCCTAACGAAAACATCTACATTACTCAGAAATTAGCAAGAGTAGCTTGTGGTACCCAAAACGTAGACCACTGTGCACGTATCTGTCACGGTCCTACTGTAGCAGGTTTAGCTAACACTTTCGGATCAGGTGCTATGACCAACGGATTCGACAGTATCAAAGAAGCAGACTACATCTTCTGTATCGGTTCCAACAACATGGAAGCACACCCATTGTTCGGACGTAAATTAATCCAAGCAAAACAAAACGGTGCTAAATTAGTTGTATTAGACCCAAGATTCACTCCTACTGCTAAAATTGCAGATGAATACGTACAATTCGAAACCGGTACTGACGTAGCTTTAATGAACGCAATGATTAAAGTAATCATTGACAGAGGCTTACAAGATGAAGAATTCATCCACTACAGAACCAAAGGTTTCGAAGAAATGAAAGAAACCGTACAAAAATACACTTTAGATATGGCTTCTGAAATTACTGGTATCAAACCTGAAGTAATCGAACACTTAGCTATTGATTACGCATCTGCTGACAAAGCAGCTATCGTATACTCATTAGGTATTACCGAACACTCCCACGGTGCTGACAACGTTATGTCCACTGCAAACCTTGCAATGTTAACCGGTAACATTGGTAGAGAAGGTACTGGTGTAAACCCATTAAGAGGACAAAACAACGTACAAGGTGCTTGTGATATGGGTGCATTACCTTCCGATTACGTAGGTTACAGAAAAGTTAAAGACCCAGAAACTACTGCATGGTTCAATGACTACTACAGTGGATACGGTTACGAAGTAAACTTACCAACCACTCCAGGTTTAACATTAGTAGAAATGATGAACGCTGCTCACGCTGGTGACTTAAAAGTATTATACATCCACGGGGAAGACCCAGTTCTCTCTGATGCAGACGTACAACACACCAAAGAAGCACTCGCTAACTTAGAAATGTTAGTTGTTCAAGAATGTTTCTTAACCGATACCGCACAATGTGCTGACGTTGTATTACCTGCAGCAGGTTGGGGTGAACAAGAAGGTACCTTCACCAGTGGTGAAAGAAGAGTACAATGCTTACACAAAGCACAAGAACCTCCTGAAGGTGCATGGGTAGACTGGAAAATCATGGAAGAAATCGCTGTTAGAATGGGCGTTCCTAGAGAATTATTCCACTACGAATCTGCTGAAGAAATCTTTGATGAAATCAGAGAATGTGCTCCTATCATGGCAGGTATGAACCGTGAAAGATTAGACACTCCAGAAGCACTTCACTGGCCTTGTCCTTCCGAAGACGACCCATGTCAACCATTAATGCACAAAGTAAAATTCGCACACCCAGATGGTTTAGGTGTCTTCCAAGCATTAGAACACAAAGGACCTGTTGAAACCGTAGATGAAGAATACCCATTATTATTAACTACTACAAGGATATTGTTCCACTACCACGCAGCAATGACCAGAAGATGTGAAACCTTAAACAATGAGGTAAAAACTGGATTCATCGAAATCAACACTAAAGATGCTGAAGCAAGAGGAATCCTCAACGGTGAAGTTGTAAGAGCATTCTCTAGAAGAGGAGAAATCGCAATTCCTGCTCGTGTAACTGACGACATCAAAGAAGGTATTGTAAACATTCCAATGCACTTCGTAGAATGTGCAGCAAATGTATTAACTAACTCCGATTCTTTCGACCCTAAATCCAAAATGGTTGAATTAAAAGCTTGTGCTATCCAAGTAGAAAAACTCCCAGATGTTGTTGAAATGAAAGGAGAAGTCTACAAAGATGGTACTGACACTGAAATTAAAGCTGAAAACATGGCAACTACCACCGTAAAAGTAGGTAAATAA
- a CDS encoding formylmethanofuran dehydrogenase subunit B, whose protein sequence is MTYEPPVTDYDYIVENCTCAFCGCNCDDLDYLVKDNHVVAVRHACRLGASKIMEDMDQRLLVPMIRDENGELMEVDWDTALDKAAEYIANSIRPVFYGWSETSTECMKEGVALGEYIGAVLDNQATICHGPSLQAVQNAGYPIQTLGEVQNRADVIAYSGSNAMNSHPRHMARYAVFCRGYFRQRGRFDRTVITMDPKFSDTAKCSDKWIGFEQNGDYGFYNAIRAVLRGKELYQDVISGIPKEDIYELAEEMKNAEFGVLFFGLGLTHTLSKQRNIDIAIKMVQDLNKYSKWGLTPMRGHFNVNGFNIFMAFECGFAFGVDYCRGYPRYMLGETNTIDLLTRKEPDCFMVIAADPGAHFPNGANQHLANIPVIQIDIHWGPSTELADVVLPGSFIGVECAGTSYRMDGVPIYMKKAIDKPETCRDDEWIVRELKERVMKLREEPNVAPKYVPNPNAL, encoded by the coding sequence ATGACTTATGAACCACCTGTAACTGATTATGATTACATTGTTGAAAATTGTACCTGTGCATTCTGTGGTTGTAACTGTGACGATTTAGATTACTTAGTAAAAGATAATCACGTAGTTGCTGTAAGACACGCATGCAGATTAGGAGCAAGTAAAATTATGGAAGATATGGATCAAAGATTACTTGTTCCAATGATTAGGGATGAAAACGGAGAACTTATGGAAGTAGATTGGGATACCGCTTTAGACAAAGCTGCAGAATACATTGCTAATTCCATCAGACCTGTATTCTACGGATGGTCTGAAACTTCTACCGAATGTATGAAAGAAGGAGTAGCATTAGGTGAATACATTGGTGCAGTATTAGATAACCAAGCTACTATCTGTCACGGTCCTTCTCTCCAAGCTGTACAAAACGCAGGATACCCTATTCAAACTTTAGGAGAAGTTCAAAACAGAGCAGACGTTATTGCTTACTCTGGAAGTAACGCTATGAACTCTCACCCAAGACATATGGCAAGATACGCTGTATTCTGTCGTGGATACTTCAGACAAAGAGGAAGATTCGACAGAACTGTTATCACCATGGATCCAAAATTCTCAGATACCGCAAAATGTTCTGACAAATGGATTGGATTCGAACAAAACGGAGACTACGGTTTCTACAACGCTATTAGAGCTGTACTCAGAGGAAAAGAATTATACCAAGACGTAATTTCTGGAATTCCTAAAGAAGACATTTACGAATTAGCAGAAGAAATGAAAAACGCAGAATTCGGTGTTCTCTTCTTCGGTTTAGGTTTAACCCACACTTTATCAAAACAAAGAAACATTGATATCGCTATTAAGATGGTACAAGACTTAAACAAATACAGTAAATGGGGACTTACTCCAATGAGAGGTCACTTTAACGTAAACGGTTTCAACATTTTCATGGCATTCGAATGTGGATTCGCTTTCGGTGTTGACTACTGTAGAGGTTACCCAAGATATATGTTAGGAGAAACCAACACTATCGATTTATTAACCAGAAAAGAACCAGATTGTTTCATGGTTATTGCAGCTGACCCAGGTGCTCACTTCCCTAACGGAGCAAACCAACACTTAGCTAACATTCCTGTTATTCAAATCGATATTCACTGGGGCCCATCTACCGAACTCGCTGACGTAGTATTACCAGGTTCATTCATTGGTGTAGAATGTGCTGGTACCAGTTACCGTATGGATGGAGTTCCTATCTACATGAAAAAAGCTATCGACAAACCAGAAACCTGTCGTGACGACGAATGGATTGTCCGTGAATTGAAAGAAAGAGTAATGAAACTCAGAGAAGAGCCAAACGTAGCTCCAAAATATGTGCCAAATCCAAACGCACTATAA
- the fwdF gene encoding tungsten-dependent formylmethanofuran dehydrogenase subunit FwdF, protein MIRNLKEVKDNNFDITRSAEEVRNLSFNDHTCLGCGICESTCPVEAITLNAIAVDARHRVFNDVYFSGHEKIAQNFKEDFDVQRISIDESKCVLCGMCSGLCPVDALVLTIDGVPIKEIEAYPHYNAFSEIDDDECIYCKRCETACPRDAIVIERVLPNRADLVTGEINVNDEECIYCGVCQELCPAEAIVVDQETGKESIVIDKDKCVYCLVCKKACPTNAIKAICRACNYGEYDLDPSNAVVKGNSVIDSDLCVFCGWCEGVCPTDAAKHKKPFQGSIEIDDDKCQACGACVDICGCNALAFPVSSGPGSRMEHVIAYNDYCVKCKACANACPNGAITVKRTEIDHTPISSTTWKEALDAIKD, encoded by the coding sequence ATGATTAGAAATTTAAAAGAGGTTAAAGACAACAACTTTGACATCACAAGATCTGCTGAAGAAGTTAGAAACTTGTCTTTCAATGACCACACCTGTTTAGGTTGTGGAATTTGTGAATCCACTTGTCCTGTTGAAGCGATTACCTTAAACGCAATCGCTGTCGACGCACGTCACAGAGTATTCAATGACGTTTACTTCAGTGGTCACGAAAAGATTGCTCAAAACTTCAAAGAAGATTTCGATGTTCAAAGAATAAGCATTGACGAAAGTAAATGTGTATTATGTGGTATGTGCAGTGGATTATGTCCAGTTGATGCCTTAGTATTAACTATCGATGGCGTACCTATCAAAGAAATTGAAGCATATCCTCATTACAACGCTTTCTCAGAAATCGATGATGATGAATGTATTTACTGTAAAAGATGTGAAACTGCATGTCCTCGTGATGCAATTGTCATTGAAAGAGTTTTACCAAACCGTGCTGACTTAGTAACTGGTGAAATTAACGTAAATGATGAAGAATGTATTTACTGTGGAGTATGTCAAGAATTATGTCCTGCAGAAGCAATTGTTGTAGATCAAGAAACAGGAAAAGAATCCATTGTTATTGATAAAGACAAATGTGTATACTGTCTCGTATGTAAAAAAGCTTGTCCTACCAACGCTATTAAAGCAATTTGTAGAGCATGTAACTACGGTGAATATGACTTAGATCCTTCCAATGCAGTTGTAAAAGGAAATTCAGTTATTGATTCTGATCTTTGTGTATTCTGCGGTTGGTGTGAAGGCGTATGTCCAACTGACGCAGCAAAACATAAAAAACCATTCCAAGGTTCTATTGAAATTGATGACGACAAATGTCAAGCTTGTGGAGCTTGTGTAGATATTTGTGGATGTAACGCATTAGCATTTCCAGTATCCTCAGGTCCTGGTTCTAGAATGGAACATGTAATTGCTTACAATGATTACTGTGTAAAATGTAAAGCATGTGCTAACGCATGTCCTAACGGTGCAATTACTGTAAAAAGAACTGAAATTGACCACACACCTATTAGCTCAACTACTTGGAAAGAAGCTTTAGACGCAATTAAAGACTAG
- the mobB gene encoding molybdopterin-guanine dinucleotide biosynthesis protein B gives MKIVSIVGKKNTGKTSLTVKVIEELTKRGYNVASIKHSHHSIEMDKENTDTWKHKQAGANLVVGVGSTTFFNARKEHDLNRILYLLKHFDDFDFVIIEGYKSYNYPKIITSPNVRDEYTIKEVDSFTIDDKGVSELADLIEQRGHDIVDTLFANNCGFNNGEVIASEIRNGNLSVDDLDNVKSYLSIDGKVVGLNRFVSDYIKQSLVGVINTLNLEEYDVSEIGKIEVVIPNENTPKNPIDAECTILINDENLEINAFTRNIVSNSIKGMINAIKTEDNVKLIDIEIKDITGKKLENAHISLKTNGHDVEINEFTQGILKETIFAVVSSLKIDSEINKINVTVGE, from the coding sequence ATGAAAATAGTATCTATTGTCGGGAAGAAAAATACAGGAAAGACATCGCTAACTGTTAAAGTTATCGAAGAGCTAACCAAAAGAGGATACAACGTAGCCTCAATCAAGCATTCACACCATTCAATAGAAATGGACAAAGAAAATACAGACACCTGGAAACATAAACAGGCCGGAGCCAATCTGGTTGTAGGTGTTGGGTCAACAACTTTTTTTAATGCAAGAAAAGAACACGACTTAAACAGGATATTATACCTGCTAAAACACTTTGACGATTTTGACTTTGTAATCATTGAAGGATACAAAAGTTACAACTACCCTAAAATCATAACTTCACCTAACGTAAGGGATGAATACACAATAAAAGAGGTTGACTCTTTTACCATAGATGATAAGGGAGTCAGCGAACTTGCAGATTTAATAGAACAGAGAGGTCATGACATAGTTGACACATTATTTGCAAATAACTGTGGATTCAACAATGGAGAAGTCATTGCAAGTGAAATAAGAAATGGAAATTTAAGTGTAGACGATTTGGATAATGTAAAAAGCTATTTATCAATAGACGGTAAAGTTGTAGGTCTTAACAGATTTGTCAGCGATTACATAAAACAAAGTCTTGTCGGAGTCATAAACACCTTGAATCTTGAAGAGTATGACGTTTCCGAAATCGGCAAAATAGAAGTCGTAATCCCCAATGAAAATACCCCAAAAAACCCGATAGATGCTGAATGCACAATTTTAATCAATGATGAAAATCTTGAAATCAACGCATTTACCAGAAACATTGTATCAAATTCCATAAAGGGAATGATCAATGCCATCAAAACTGAAGATAATGTCAAACTGATTGATATTGAAATAAAAGACATCACGGGCAAAAAACTGGAAAATGCACACATCAGCCTTAAGACCAACGGCCATGACGTTGAAATCAACGAATTTACACAGGGCATTTTAAAGGAAACAATATTTGCAGTTGTCAGTTCACTTAAAATTGACAGTGAAATCAACAAGATAAACGTTACAGTGGGAGAATGA
- a CDS encoding ferredoxin family protein encodes MELKVNQDNCLGCGICVIACPVNAAISPENAGGNGAKTEEVIMMVENGFIKLFSPEKCEECGTCQMFCPVNAIWLE; translated from the coding sequence ATGGAACTTAAAGTTAATCAAGATAATTGTTTAGGATGCGGGATTTGTGTTATTGCTTGTCCTGTAAATGCAGCTATCAGTCCAGAAAATGCTGGTGGTAATGGTGCAAAGACTGAAGAAGTTATTATGATGGTAGAAAACGGATTTATCAAACTTTTCAGTCCTGAAAAATGTGAAGAATGTGGAACATGTCAAATGTTTTGTCCAGTAAATGCTATATGGTTAGAATAG